In Streptomyces canus, one DNA window encodes the following:
- a CDS encoding N-acetylmuramoyl-L-alanine amidase: MERARPLLGRRRLLKGAVLAAVPYALLPEAQAGAAPQPVDHPLAEWQPANPSNFTAAERPWSHRVDRVIIHVTQTDYTGTLAIFQNPAKKVSAHYVVRSADGHIAQCVREADIAWHAGNWDYNTSSIGIEHEGWVDKPAYFTEALYQESAKLTAGICGRYGIPRDRAHIIGHYEVPGTDHSDPGAYWDWQRYLRMVEAV; the protein is encoded by the coding sequence ATGGAACGCGCCAGACCGCTGCTCGGCAGACGGCGGTTGCTGAAGGGGGCCGTCCTGGCCGCCGTACCGTACGCGCTGCTTCCCGAAGCCCAGGCCGGGGCGGCCCCGCAACCCGTCGACCACCCGCTCGCGGAGTGGCAGCCGGCCAACCCGTCCAACTTCACGGCGGCGGAGCGCCCCTGGTCCCACCGGGTGGACCGGGTGATCATCCACGTCACGCAGACCGACTACACCGGCACCCTGGCTATCTTCCAGAACCCGGCGAAGAAGGTGTCCGCGCACTATGTCGTGCGATCGGCCGACGGGCACATCGCGCAGTGCGTGCGGGAGGCGGACATCGCCTGGCATGCCGGGAACTGGGACTACAACACCAGCAGCATCGGCATCGAGCACGAGGGATGGGTGGACAAGCCCGCCTACTTCACCGAGGCCCTCTACCAGGAGTCCGCGAAGCTCACGGCGGGGATCTGCGGGAGATACGGCATCCCCAGGGACCGCGCGCACATCATCGGGCACTACGAGGTGCCGGGCACCGACCACAGCGACCCGGGGGCGTACTGGGACTGGCAGCGCTACTTGCGCATGGTCGAAGCCGTGTGA
- the adh gene encoding aldehyde dehydrogenase, whose protein sequence is MTRYAAPGTEGAIVSYQARYDHFIGGEYVPPVRGQYFENPSPVNGQPFTEVARGTAEDVERALDAAHAAAPGWGRTSVTERSDILLKIADRMEANLEKLAVAESWENGKPVRETLAADIPLAIDHFRYFAGAIRAQEGSLGEIDDDTVAYHFHEPLGVVAQIIPWNFPILMAVWKLAPALAAGNAVVIKPAEQTPASLHYWMSLIADLLPPGVVNIVNGFGVEAGKPLASSPRVAKVAFTGETTTGRLIMQYASENIKPVTLELGGKSPNIFFDDVWARDDDFRDKALEGFTMFALNQGEVCTCPSRALIQRGNYAEFLEAAVARTELIKPGHPLDTGTMIGAQASNDQLEKILSYLDVGRQEGAKVLTGGERIEYDGELKGGYYVQPTIFEGDNRMRIFQEEIFGPVVSVTSFDDFDDALKIANDTLYGLGAGVWTRDMNTAYRAGRAIQAGRVWTNCYHAYPAHAAFGGYKQSGIGRETHKMMLEHYQQTKNLLVSYSPKKLGFF, encoded by the coding sequence ATGACCCGTTACGCGGCACCCGGCACCGAGGGCGCGATCGTCTCCTACCAGGCGCGCTACGACCACTTCATCGGTGGCGAGTACGTGCCGCCGGTGCGCGGGCAGTACTTCGAGAACCCGTCCCCGGTGAACGGGCAGCCGTTCACCGAGGTCGCGCGGGGCACCGCGGAGGACGTGGAGCGGGCGCTGGACGCCGCGCACGCCGCCGCTCCGGGATGGGGCCGTACCTCGGTGACCGAGCGGTCCGACATCCTGCTGAAGATCGCCGACCGCATGGAGGCGAACCTCGAAAAGCTGGCGGTCGCCGAGAGCTGGGAGAACGGCAAGCCGGTGCGGGAGACGCTGGCGGCCGACATCCCCCTCGCGATCGACCACTTCCGGTACTTCGCGGGGGCGATCCGCGCGCAGGAGGGTTCGCTGGGCGAGATCGACGACGACACGGTGGCCTACCACTTCCATGAGCCGCTCGGTGTCGTCGCGCAGATCATCCCGTGGAACTTCCCGATCCTGATGGCGGTGTGGAAGCTGGCCCCGGCTCTCGCGGCGGGCAACGCGGTCGTCATCAAGCCCGCCGAGCAGACCCCGGCCTCCCTTCACTACTGGATGAGCCTGATCGCGGACCTGCTGCCGCCGGGCGTGGTGAACATCGTCAACGGCTTCGGTGTGGAGGCGGGCAAGCCGCTCGCGTCCAGTCCGCGGGTGGCCAAGGTGGCGTTCACCGGCGAGACCACCACGGGGCGGCTGATCATGCAGTACGCCTCGGAGAACATCAAGCCGGTGACCCTCGAACTCGGTGGCAAGTCACCGAACATCTTCTTCGACGACGTCTGGGCCCGGGACGACGACTTCCGTGACAAGGCGCTCGAAGGGTTCACGATGTTCGCCCTCAACCAGGGCGAGGTCTGCACCTGCCCCTCCCGGGCACTGATCCAGCGCGGCAACTACGCCGAGTTCCTCGAGGCCGCCGTCGCCCGCACCGAGCTCATCAAGCCGGGCCATCCCCTCGACACCGGCACGATGATCGGCGCCCAGGCCTCCAACGACCAGCTGGAGAAGATCCTCTCCTACCTGGACGTCGGCCGGCAGGAGGGTGCGAAAGTCCTCACCGGCGGCGAACGCATCGAGTACGACGGCGAGTTGAAGGGCGGCTACTACGTCCAGCCGACGATCTTCGAGGGCGACAACCGTATGCGGATCTTCCAGGAGGAGATCTTCGGCCCCGTCGTCTCGGTGACCTCCTTCGACGACTTCGACGACGCCCTGAAGATCGCCAACGACACGCTGTACGGGCTCGGGGCGGGCGTGTGGACCCGGGACATGAACACGGCGTACCGGGCAGGTCGGGCGATCCAGGCGGGCCGCGTCTGGACCAACTGCTACCACGCGTACCCGGCGCACGCCGCGTTCGGCGGGTACAAGCAGTCGGGGATCGGGCGGGAGACGCACAAGATGATGCTGGAGCACTATCAGCAGACGAAGAATCTTCTGGTGTCGTACTCGCCGAAGAAACTGGGCTTCTTCTAG
- a CDS encoding alpha/beta hydrolase: MTLTPPPFDPELAAALEMIKDTLLTQLTMDEIEATRNGPGIEMWADMDLTLGGAFEVEDRVVPGPENAPDISLLICRPVDPATDGPLPVIYHVHGGGMVLGNNRVGVDAPLRWANELGAVVVSVEYRLAPENPYPAPIDDVYAGLLWIADHAEEIGADAERIVITGASAGGGLTAALALLLRDRKGPRPVGQMLMCPMLDDRNDTPSVYQMEGLGAWDRTANDTGWTALLGERRGGPDVSPYAAPARAEDLSGLPPAFLDVGSAETFRDEVVAYATRLWQAGGAAELHVWPGGFHGFESFAPQAVLSQACQAAQVAWLRRLLAD; encoded by the coding sequence ATGACGCTCACGCCGCCCCCGTTCGACCCGGAACTCGCCGCCGCCCTGGAGATGATCAAGGACACGTTGCTGACCCAGCTGACCATGGACGAGATCGAAGCCACCCGTAACGGTCCCGGTATAGAGATGTGGGCGGACATGGACCTGACCTTGGGCGGGGCGTTCGAGGTCGAGGACCGGGTCGTGCCGGGTCCCGAGAACGCGCCCGACATCTCGCTGCTGATCTGCCGGCCGGTCGATCCGGCGACGGACGGTCCGCTGCCCGTGATCTACCACGTCCACGGCGGCGGCATGGTGCTCGGCAACAACCGCGTCGGCGTGGACGCCCCGCTGCGCTGGGCCAATGAGCTGGGCGCGGTCGTGGTGTCCGTCGAGTACCGCCTGGCACCGGAGAACCCGTACCCGGCGCCCATCGACGACGTGTACGCCGGGCTGCTGTGGATCGCCGACCACGCCGAGGAGATCGGCGCCGACGCCGAGCGGATCGTCATCACGGGGGCCAGCGCGGGCGGTGGCCTGACGGCCGCGCTGGCCCTGCTCCTCAGGGACCGCAAGGGTCCGCGCCCCGTCGGCCAGATGCTGATGTGCCCGATGCTCGACGACCGCAACGACACCCCCTCCGTGTACCAGATGGAGGGCCTCGGCGCGTGGGACCGCACGGCAAACGACACCGGCTGGACCGCGCTGCTGGGTGAGCGGCGCGGCGGCCCGGACGTCTCCCCGTACGCCGCCCCGGCTCGCGCGGAGGACCTGTCCGGGCTGCCCCCGGCCTTCCTCGATGTCGGCTCGGCCGAGACGTTCCGCGACGAGGTCGTCGCCTACGCCACCCGCCTGTGGCAGGCCGGCGGTGCCGCCGAACTGCACGTGTGGCCGGGCGGCTTCCACGGCTTCGAAAGCTTCGCCCCGCAGGCGGTCCTCTCCCAGGCATGCCAGGCGGCCCAGGTGGCGTGGCTGCGCAGGCT
- a CDS encoding GAF domain-containing protein, producing the protein MTDPWVALEPGADPAEHVRLLRRAHETFTEAGTVQRPVRPVVADSWQRSARAGVGPDGTASVELSDGDLGSYRAEHPLARVMPLFRELMGTFASDGEHLLAVCDEHGRLLWVEGHTRTRRQAEWMNFVPGARWAETAVGTNAPGTAVAVDRPVQVFAAEHFIRRVQPWTCAAAPVHDPRTGRVLGAVDITGGDGLAHPHSLGFVQAVARAAESQLALLLPQQPATDTSELSALGRDEALLVGAGRRVRLSRRHSEILVLLSRHPEGLTGDELLCALYEDESVTPVTLRAELARLRRVLGPGLLSSRPYRLTVRVESDVAVVERRLESGAVSAAARGYTGPLLPASQAPAVVRLRRRIADGLRTALVTGRDPDLLSEWAHAPWGEDDVDVWRALAAVRPTASVRARLAALESELAAPTATWLQRPRS; encoded by the coding sequence TTGACCGATCCATGGGTGGCCCTGGAACCGGGGGCCGACCCTGCCGAACATGTCCGGCTGCTGCGGCGCGCACACGAGACGTTCACCGAGGCGGGCACGGTGCAGCGGCCGGTGCGCCCGGTGGTGGCCGACTCGTGGCAGCGTTCCGCGCGGGCCGGTGTCGGGCCCGACGGGACCGCGAGCGTCGAACTGAGCGACGGGGACCTCGGCTCGTATCGGGCCGAGCACCCGCTGGCACGGGTCATGCCGCTGTTCCGTGAGCTGATGGGGACCTTCGCCTCCGACGGGGAGCATCTGCTCGCGGTGTGCGACGAGCACGGAAGGCTGCTCTGGGTCGAGGGTCATACGAGGACCCGGCGACAGGCGGAGTGGATGAACTTCGTGCCGGGCGCGCGGTGGGCGGAGACCGCTGTCGGGACGAACGCGCCGGGTACCGCGGTCGCAGTGGACCGGCCGGTGCAGGTGTTCGCGGCGGAGCACTTCATCCGCCGGGTGCAGCCGTGGACCTGCGCGGCGGCGCCGGTGCACGATCCACGGACCGGGCGGGTCCTGGGGGCCGTGGACATCACCGGCGGGGACGGGCTCGCGCATCCGCACAGCCTGGGCTTCGTCCAGGCGGTCGCGCGGGCCGCCGAGTCGCAGCTGGCGCTGCTCCTCCCGCAGCAGCCCGCCACCGACACGTCTGAACTGAGTGCACTGGGCCGGGACGAGGCACTGCTGGTCGGCGCCGGCCGGAGGGTCAGGCTCAGCCGCCGGCACAGCGAGATCCTGGTGCTGCTGTCCCGGCACCCGGAGGGTCTGACCGGGGACGAGCTGCTGTGCGCGCTCTACGAGGACGAGTCGGTGACACCGGTGACGCTGCGGGCCGAACTGGCCCGGCTGCGCAGGGTGCTGGGGCCGGGGCTGCTGTCGTCGCGGCCGTACCGGCTGACCGTGCGGGTCGAGTCGGACGTGGCCGTCGTGGAGAGGCGGCTGGAGAGCGGGGCGGTCAGCGCGGCGGCGCGCGGATACACCGGTCCACTGCTGCCGGCCTCACAGGCACCGGCGGTGGTCAGGCTCAGGCGCCGGATCGCCGACGGGCTGCGGACGGCGCTGGTCACCGGACGCGACCCGGACCTGCTGTCGGAATGGGCACACGCGCCGTGGGGCGAGGACGACGTCGACGTGTGGCGGGCCCTCGCCGCCGTGCGGCCCACGGCGAGCGTCCGGGCCCGGCTGGCCGCGCTGGAGTCCGAGCTGGCCGCGCCGACGGCAACGTGGTTGCAACGTCCCCGCTCCTAG